In uncultured Propionivibrio sp., the sequence GCAGTTCTTTTACCATGCCTGCGGTGATTTCCGCCATTTCATTCTCTCCAGTTACAGGAACTGGCCGATGAGGCCAGTCCGATTGAACACAAGGCACGACAAACGATCCGGCGCACAGCCGGACCGTTCCGGTCGGCAATAATTACTCGGCTTCTTCGACGAAGTCGTCGTCCGAAGACGCCGCGATGATTTCTTCAACGAACTGGCTGCGGCCTTCGAGGATCGAGTCGGCAACGCCGCGCGCATACAGGCGGATCGCGCTCGAGGAGTCGTCGTTACCCGGGATGACGTAATCGACGCCTTCGGGCGAATGGTTGGTATCCACCACTGCGATCACCGGGATGCCGAGCTTATTGGCTTCGGTGATGGCAATCTTGTGATAGCCAACGTCGATGACGAAGAGCGCGTCGGGCAGCGTGTTCATTTCCTTGATGCCGCCGATCGACTTCTGCAGCTTGGAGACTTCGCGCTCAAGCATCAGCGCTTCCTTCTTGCCCAGCTTGTCGAGCGAACCGTCTTCAAGCGTCGTTTCCATTTCCTTCAGGCGCTTGATCGATTGCTTGATCGTCTTGAAGTTGGTCAGCATGCCGCCCAGCCAGCGCTGGTCGACGAAGGGGGAACCCGCTCGCAGCGCTTCTTCGGCGATGATTTCACGCGACTGGCGCTTGGTGCCGACGAAAAGAATCGTTCCCTTGTTGGACGCCAGCTTGCGGACGAAAGACATGGCTTCGTTGTACTTGACCAGCGTCTTTTCGAGGTTGACGATATGGATCTTGCTGCGGGCACCGAAAATATACGGCGCCATCTTCGGGTTCCAGAAACGGGTTTGATGGCCGAAATGGACACCGGCCTCCAGCATTTGACGCATCGTTGCAGACATACTTTTCTCTTTCATGTCAGGGTTGAACCACCATTCGCCCAGCTACGTCCGGCCACTGAAGCGACCGAACACCCTTGATCGGGCGAATGTGCGTAATAAGCCCGCCATTCAGGACGAGCCCGCGCACCACCATGGCGCGCATTGTTTCCCGGCACTCGCCGGAAAAACCCGGTAATTCTACCACTAGAAGCCACTCAAAGCCACCACTCCGCACTGTCTCGGTGCTTGGGACGGATGCCGCAAAATTGCCACGATCGCCCGCATCCTTTATCCTCGTGGCTTTGAGCTGACATCGAGCCCCTGAACCATGAGTATCGTCCTGAAAACACCAGAAGAAATAGAAAAGATGCGGGTCGCCGGCCGCCTGGCCGCCGAGGTGCTCGACTATATCGCGCCGTTTGTGAAGCCCGGCGTCACCACCGGCGAACTTGACCGCCTCTGCCACGAATACATGGTCAATGTTCAGGATTGCATCCCGGCGCCGCTCAACTACGCCCCCTCGGGCTACAAACCCTATCCAAAAGCCACCTGCACGTCGGTCAACCACCAGGTCTGCCACGGCGTTCCCGGCGACAAGCAGTTGAAGAACGGCGACATCGTCAATATCGATATCACGACGATCAAGAACGGCTACCACGGCGACACCAGCCGCATGTTCATCGCCGGCGAAGCCTCGATCCAGGCAAAGCGCCTGTGCGAAATCACCTTCGAATGCCTGTGGCTCGGCATCTGCCAGGTACGCCCGGGCGCCCGCCTCGGCGATATCGGCCATGCCGTCCAGCAGCACGCCGAGAAGAACGGTTACTCGGTCGTCCGCGAATTTTGCGGCCACGGCATCGGCGCGCGCTTCCACGAGGAACCGCAGGTCGTTCATTACGGCAAACCCGGCACCGGCGTCGAACTCAAGGAAAACATGATTTTCACGATCGAGCCGATGATCAACGCCGGCAAGGCCGCCATTCGCGAACTCGCCGACGGATGGACGATCGTCACCAAGGACCACAGCCTGTCGGCACAGTGGGAACACACGATTCTGGTGACCGCGACCGGTTTCGAGATTCTCACGCTGTCCGACGGGGTCCGCCCCAAACCTGACTGGATCAAGTGCCCCGCATGAGCGCCCCGCAAGCGGCCCGCAACGCGCTGATTGCGCGTTACAAGCCAAGGATTCAATCCGAGCAGGCTAGCATTTGCCTGCGTTTCCTTGAGGACCGCGACCCGCCGGGCATGCTGCACGCGCGCTGCCAACTGATTGACGATGTCCTGCGCGAGATATGGCAGGAACTTTGCCCGCATCCTTCCCTGGCGCTTGTCGCCGTCGGCGGCTATGGCCGGGGGCTGTTGTGGCCCTACTCCGACATCGACCTTCTGTTCCTGGTGCCAAAGCGCCCCGAACCAAAACTCGCCGAGACGCTTGAACAGTTCATCGGTCTCCTTTGGGACATCGGCCTGGAAATCGGCCACAGCGTGCGCACGCCGGAAGAATGCCTGGCCGAAGCCGCCGGCGACCTGACGATTGAAACTGCGCTGGTCGAAGCGCGTTTGCTTGCCGGCAACGAGGCCTTGTTCGCAGAACTCTCGACAGCCTTCCGCAAGCAACTCGACCCGCAAACCTTTTTCCATTCCAAACGAACCGAACAAACCGAACGCTACCTCCGCTACCAGGAGTCCCCGTACAGTCTGGAACCGAATTGCAAGGAAAGCCCCGGCGGCCTCCGCGATCTGCAGTCCATTCTCTGGATCGCCCAGGCGGCCGGATTCGGCAACACCTGGAAAGACCTGCAACTGCACGGATTCATCACCCTGCAGGAGGCGCATGGACTGCAACGGCGCGAACTGTTCCTGCAACGCTTGCGCATCCAACTGCATATCCATGTGCGGCGGCGCGAAGACCGGCTGCTCTTTGATCACCAGCGTGCCATCGCCGAGAAAATGGGGTTTTCCGACACGACGTCGCTGCTGGCCAGCGAACAACTGATGCAGGAGTACTACCGGACTGCCAAGGCGATCACGCAACTCAACACCATCCTGCTACAGAACATTGGCACAGCGATCTTCCCGATGCGCCCTCACCCGCCGGTGCCAATCAGCAAGCGCTTCCAGGCCGTCAATCAGTTGCTCGACGTCGTCAACGAGGACGTTTTCAACCAGAAACCAGGCGCCATCTTCGAAGCCTTCCTGATCATGCAGCAGCATTCCGAGCTGCGCGGCATGACGGCCCGGACCATCCGCGCCCTGTGGCGGGCGCGCACGCTGGTCGATCATGCTTTCCGCGATTCACCGGAAAACAAGGCTTGCTTCATCTCCTTGTTCCAGCAGGAACGCGGCGTCCTGCACGAACTGCGGCGCATGAACCAGTTCGAGATTCTCGGCCGCTATCTGCCCAATTTCGGCGACATCGTCGGACGCATGCAGCACGACCTGTTCCACGCCTACACGGTCGACCAGCACACCATGCAGGTCCTGCGCAACTTGCGGCGCTTTCTCGAGACCGAGTTCGCCCACGAGTATCCCTTCTGCAGCCAGCTGATCAGTAATTTCGACCGCCCCTGGGTGCTCTACATCGCCGCCATTTTTCACGACATCGCCAAGGGCCGCGGGGGCAACCACTCCGAACTCGGTGCCGAGGATGCGCGGGTCTTCTGCGAAAGTCACGGCCTCGAGCCCGAGGATCGCGAACTGATCGTCTGGCTGGTGCGGCAGCACCTCGAAATGTCGAGCGTCGCCCAGAAGAAGGACCTTTCCGATCCGGATGTCATTGCCGCCTTCGCCGCGCTGGTCGACGACGAAAGACATCTGATCGCGCTCTACCTGCTGACGGTCGCCGACATTCGCGGCACCAGCCCGAAGGTCTGGAACACCTGGAAGGGCCAACTCCTTGAAGACCTTTTCCGCCAGACGCGGCGGGTGCTGAACTCCGGTGGTGCGATACCGCAGAAACAGGGACTGATTCAGGAAAAACAGCACGAGGCCGAACGGCTGATGCGTTTTCTGGCGATGCCGGACGGCGCGCACGAAATCCTGTGGAGGCAACTCGACACGGTTTATTTCCAGCGTCATTCCGCCGAGGAAATCGCCTGGCATGCGCGCATGCTGCACTACCGGGTTGCCAGCGAAGAACCGGTGGTCAAGGCGAGAATCTGCCGCCATGGCGCCGGCATAGAAGTGCTCGCCTACACGCGTGACATCAAGGATCTGTTCGTGCGCATGGTCGGCTTTTTCAGCCGGGCCGGTTTCAACATCATGGACGCAAAGATCCACACCACGCGCCACGGGTACGCGCTCGACAGCTTCATTGTTCTCGACGTCAGTGGCCGCGACGATGATCGCGATCTCATCCAGTACATTGAGCACGAACTGCGTGAGCGCCTCAACCGCGAGACAGCGCCGGAAACTCCGGCCAACGTCCGACTTTCGCGTCAGGTGAAGCACTTCCCGATCCAGCCGACCGTTTCGATCTACCCTGACGACAAGGGCACGAACTTTGTCATGTCGGTCTCGGCGGCAGACCGTCCGGGCCTGCTGTTCACGGTGGCGACAACGCTGACCGAACACGGCGCCAATCTGCAGACAGCGAAAATTGCCACGCTGGGCGAACGCGTCGAGGACACCTTCCTGATCAGCGGCGGAGACCTGACAGACAGCGCCAACCGGATTCGGCTGGAAGGAAAGCTGCTCGAACGGCTAAAAGGCTGATTCCGGCCGCGAGGGCTGGCAATGAGGGCAGCCTTTCGACGAAGGCTGCCTAGAAATTCTCGCGTCGATAGAGATAACCCCAATTGCCGCGTGTATTCAGCGCAGCGCCACCGAACAGCACCGTCGCACCGGGATCGGCCGTATAGGCTGCGCCCGTCCAGTTACCTCGCAGATAATCAATCGCAGCGGGCGTGCCGGCCGAACAGCCATCCGATGATGATGCCATATCGAGGCAGACGGTCGCCGTACCGGCGGCACTTGGCCGGGCCAGCGTGATCGAGCCAAAACCGTTTGCCAGCGGGCCAACGGCGCTGACGGTGGTTCCGGTCGTCCCGGACAAGGCGACATTGGCTTTGGCATAGCTCGTACAACTGTCGGCGATATTTGTCTGCCAGTACGATCCTGTCCAGTATTGTGCCTCGCTGCGGACGACATACGGCGCCAATTCCGATCCCTGTCCGGAAATCAGGCGCAGGCGTCCGAAACGCAGGGGCGTCGCGCTTGATTGCACGGCAAGGGCCGATGCAGTCGTCACGCCATCCTTGTCGACAGGACGCGCTGTCACGATCACGGCGGTCTCGCCGACCGCCGCCGTCGGGCGGCTGATCTGATGTTTCGCCAGGACCGAGGCCGAACCGGCATTCCATGTCCCCGACGGGTTCGTTCCTCCGGCCGACAACGCGGCGCCGGAAGGCAGCGCGGCCGATGTTGAAAAACCGAATGACGACCAGCTCGTCAAATCAAGCCGGGCAAAGCCGCCCGTATAGTTCTGCGTTGTGCCGTTACCGGCATTTTGCGCCGTCAGCACAAAGGGCGTCGCAAAACCGTCCTGGCCGAAATAGGTAAAAGGGCTGACGCCGGACGTGCACGCCGCTGTCGGACTTGCCGCGCTGACGGCAAAATGATCCGGAACAAAGCGCCCGAAATAGCCTGTCTGCGCCAAATTCCCGAAGTAGCAACCGATCTTCCCATTGACGGCCACATTCGAGTAATCGGCGGTGCAATCGCCTTTCGCGATGTCGACAAAGGCAAAGCTGTCGTCATAAACCCCGTTGACGCCGAGACGAAAATAGCCGACTTCCGAATAGCTCACCCCTGCCGCGGTCGCCACGCCCGTTGACGCTACCGCCGACGAAAATGTCGCCAGGAGCGAGCCCGTCGCTATCGCAGAGGCATGGGCCGAAACCAGACCCGCATTAACTTTCGGGGTTCCGTTATAGCCGGCGCCAGCAGTCGCCGTGAGGGAGAATCCGGTACCACTGCCGACGACCGGCGTTGCCGTCGTCAACGTGCCATTAGCATCGGCATTAGCCGACGCGGCAACACTCGAAAAGCTACCGGGACGAACGACGAAATTATCGGCGCTACAGGCTACGACGCCGCTAGGGGAAGACGCGCAGTTCGTCGAATCGCAGCTTATTCTGATACGCGCATCGGGGTATGCCGTCGCCATGGTTGCCGATAGCGTCAGACGACCGGACACGAAGCTGGTCGTGACATTGTCGATGACTTGTGTGGCATCCGCTGTAAAACAGTTCTGGGCATCAAGCGTTGCACCGACGGCGGTCTTGGCGATGATGCTGACCACTGTTTTCCCGTTGAAGGTCGTATCCAAGGTTCCGTCGGCCTTGAGCGCAACGATGTCGGTCGCAAATGCGGTGCCGGTGCGTTGCGTATACAAGCGACCTGTCGCAGTCGAACACCCGCCCGAAGACGAATAATTATGACAAGCGTTGAAACGTGCCACCGCCGTGCCGGCTGCCGTCGTACAGCGCGGATACTGCGATGGCTGGGTCTTCGAGTTACTGTCCGAACTGCACACGCCATAGACCGTCGTGGAAGTATCGGCCACCAACGCAGTATTCCAGGAACCCGCGGTAACGCTCCCATACACCGTGGTATTGCTCAAGGTCACGTTATTGTTGGACGTAACCGGGACCAGACTGGACGACGAGCCGATCGTACTGCCAGAAATGCTAATGGGGACATTCGTCGTCGTGATGCTGCCGCTCGTCATCGTCGAGTTGGTGATGACCACGCCATTACCGCCACTTGATGAGATGGCGCCAGCGACAGTGCAACCGATCAGCGTAATGGTGTTGTTCGTGCTGCTGATCACCGTGGTGCTGATGCCGCCGCCAATTGCGACGTTGGTCGCCGTGATCGTGCAACATGACGACGACAGACCGCCGGCAACCGAGCCGCCGGAAAGCGAAATCGACCCGTTCGACGCACTGATGTTGCCCCCGAAGACGGTGCCGTTACTCGCCGTGATGCCGTTCTTTGACGACACATTGCCGGTAACGGCGCCGCCCGACGTCGTCAGCGTCCCGCCGCCGGTAATGCTGCCGTTGACGGTCGTGGCGATGATACTGATGTCTCCGCCGCTACTGGTGGAGATGCTCCCATTCTGGGTGACGTTCGACAAAACCACGTCCCCCGACGTCGTCGTGATGTTTCCGTACACCACCGAATTGCTCACCACGACGTCGCCTGACAGGCTCGCCAGATTGCCATGGATCGTACTCGTCCCGCTGACGCTGATGTTGCCGTAGGTCGAGGACAGGCTGACCGACGCTGTCGCGCTGCCGACGCTGTTGCTGCCTGGCAGCGAGATACCGGCATTAGCGACGACCGAAATCGCTGTCGAGGTCTGGATGCTATCGCCACTTGCCAAGGAAAAAGCGCCTTCGCAGGTCCAGGTCGATCCGCTGTTTGTCCAACCGCCATTGCTGCAGGCCGGACGACCCGACGGCGACAGGAAATCGTAATTCGTCGCCAGGACCAGACCCGGGAAGAAAGACAACAACCAGACAAACAAAATACCCAGCTTGCGAAAGCCAGACAACGACAAGGAATCGATGGCGGTCAGTGGCAAGCGCACTCCCGCCTGCCCTGCTATGTGAATCAGATTTATAGGCACAAAATCATTCCACCTGCGCATCACGGAGAAAGAAAGCTCGACTGATTCTAACGCAGGGCGCAGGCCCTATGGTTGCGCGTCCGGAAACAGAATATCGGCGAATCCGAACTGTCGGAAATCTCGTATTCGCATCGGATAGAGCATGCCATCGAGATGATCGCATTCGTGCTGAACAACGCGTGCGTGGAACCCCTCGACGGTGCGCTCCAGCGGTGTCCCATGCGGATCGAATCCGGTATAGCGCAAGTGCTTCCAGCGCGGGACCTTGCCGCGCAGACCGGGCACCGACAGACACCCTTCCCAGTCGTCCTCGGTCTCGTCGGAGAGCGGTGTCAGGATCGGATTGACGAGCACGGTAAACGGCACGCTCTCGGCATCGGGATATCGCGGATTCTGCTCGAAGCCAAAGATCACCACCCGCAGGTCGACACCGATCTGCGGCGCGGCCAGACCAACGCCATCGTACTCGCGCATGGTCTCCATCATGTCCTCTATCAGCGCGCGCAACTCCGGTGTATTGAATTCGGTGACTTCGCGCGCGCGCCGAAGCAGGCGCGAATCGCCCATCCGGAGCACTACCCTGCTAGGCACAACCGCACCCACTGCGCATGACGAGTTCTGCGATGATCGAGCGGACGTGGCTCATTGACTCCTGCAACACGCTCTCGATCGCTTCAAACTTGATCCCGTGACGGCTGTCGGCGCGTCCGGCCGCATAATTGACGACCAGATTGATCGCCGCATACGGCAGTCCCAATTCACGCGCAAGCGAGGCTTCCGGCATACCGGTCATGCCGACGACATCGGCGCCGTCGCGCTCGTAACGATTGATCTCGGCTGCCGTCTCGAGTCGCGGCCCTTGCGTCGCCGCATAGACCGATGAATCGCTGACCGGCACGCCGGCACTCGCGGCCGCATCCATTAATTGCCGGCGCAAGTCCGCGTCATAGGGCTCGGTGAAGTCGATATGTATGACTTTGCCATCCGGCCCTTCGTGATAGGTCGACTTGCGCCCCCAGGTGTAATCGATGATCTGGTGCGGAACCACCACGTCGCCAGGCTTGAGATCAGCCCGGATACTGCCGACCGAAGCCACCGAAACGATGCGTTGCGCGCCAAGCTTTTGCAGCGCCCAGAGATTGGCCCGGTAATTCACCTCATGCGGCGGAATCGTATGCCCGTAACCGTGCCGGGCGAGAAAGGCGACCGGTTCGCCACAGATCCGCCCGAGCGTGACCGGACCGGAAGGATCGCCATAGGGCGTGCGTACGACCTCGCGGTGCGAGATATCGAGGTTCGCAAGTTGCGAGAGGCCGCTGCCTCCGATCACGGCGAGCATGTCATGCTCCTTTCATTGCATAGATGGCCGGCAGATTGCGGAAATGTCCGCTGACGTCCATGCCGAATCCAAAAACGAAACGATCCGGAACCGTCAGCGCGACGAAATCCGCCTGGATCGGCTTGTTCTTGCCGTTAAGCTTTTCCGTCGCCACCGCCGTATAGCACTTCCGCGCACCCAGTTCGGTCAGACGGTCGACGATGGCCGCCAGCGTCAGCCCTTCATCGAGGATATCGTCGAGCACGATCACCGTCCGACCTTCCACAGGCGTCCGGGGCGCCGCACGCCAGGACAAGGCGCCCCCCGAGGTTTCCTGGCCGTAGCGGGTGACGTGCAGATAGTCGAACTCGAGCGGAAAATCCAGCTGGGTCATCAGGTGACCGGCAAAGGGCACGCCGCCACTCATGACGCACAGCACGAGCGGATTGGTGTCGGCAAGTTGTTGCGTGATCTCGCGCGCGATGCGGGAGACCGCCGCATTGACGGTCTCGGCGGAATGGATCAGATCGGCCTCGGCAAGTATCGCCTTGGCATTTTCAATTTCGGTCATGCGTTTTCCAGGGTGTTGAGGTACTGCGAAAATGCGGCGCCGACTTCGGGATGACGACGACCGAAATCGACGGTCGCCTCCAGATAGCCGAGTTTGGAGCCGCAATCAAAACGTTTGCCGAGATAGCGATATGCCAACACCTGCTCTTCGGCCATCAGCGAGGCGATGCCGTCGGTCAGCTGGATTTCGCCGCCGGATCCCGGCTTCACCGTTTCCAGGTGATGGAAGATCCTCGGCGTCAGGATATAGCGGCCGACCACCGCCAGCGTCGACGGCGCCACCTCGGGCTTTGGCTTCTCGACGATTGCCTCTATCCGTTCGAGCCGGTCGCCGACCGGCGACGACTTGACGATGCCATAACTGGCGGTATCGGCCGGCGGTACGTCGAGCGCGCCGAGAATCGAGCAGCGGTAATAGTCGAACTTGTCCGTCATCTGCTTCATCACCGGTACTTCATGGTCGAGCAGATCGTCGGCCAGCAGCACGGCGAACGGCTCATCGCCGACCACCGGCTTGGCACACAGCACAGCATGGCCCAGGCCCAGCGCTTCGGGCTGGCGCAGATAGATGCAGTTGATGTTCTTCGGCAGCATGTTGCGCACGAACTCGAGCATGTCCGTCTTGTTCTTGGCGGCGAGTTCGGTTTCGAGCTCATAGGCCTTGTCGAAATGATCCTCGATCGCGCGCTTGGTGCGGCCGGTAACGAAAATCATGTCGGTGATGCCAGCGGCAACCGCTTCCTCGACGGCGTACTGGATCAGTGGCTTGTCGACGATCGGCATCATTTCCTTCGGGCTGGCCTTGGTCGCCGGCAAAAACCGCGTACCGAGCCCGGCGACCGGGAAGACCGCCTTGGTAACTTTTTTCATGACCCTATCCTCATTTTGACCCTATCAAAACCTGTAATTGTGCCTCATCGATCACGGCGACTCCAAGCTTCTGCGCCTTGTCGAGTTTCGACCCCGCATCGGCGCCGGCGACCACGTAATCGGTTTTCTTCGACACCGAACCGCTGACACGCCCGCCGGCGGCCTCGATCAGCGCCTTGGCTTCGTCGCGCGACAGTGACGGCAGCGTACCGGTCAGCACCAGCGTCTTCCCGGCCAGCGGTCCCGGTTCCGCGGCAGCGCCCTCTTCCACCGGCCAGACGATGCCAAGATGACACAAATCATCGATGATCGTGCGATTGTGCGGCTCGGCAAGGAATTCGCGCAGCGACGCAGCGACAACCGGCCCCACGTCGTTCACCTGCAGCAAAGCGGCTTCATCGGCGCCGAGCAAGGCATCCAGTGTGCCGAAATGACGGGCAAGATCCTTGGCCGTGGTTTCGCCGACGTTGCGGATGCCCAGCGCAAAAATGAAACGGGCAAGCGTCGTCTGTTTGCTTTTGTCGATTGCCGCCAGCAGATTCGACGCTGATTTCTCACCCATCCGCTCGAGACCGGCAAGCGTTATAAGCTCGAGCCGGTAGAGATCTGCCGGCGTGTGCACGAGACCGGCATCGACCAACTGCTCGACGAGCTTTTCGCCAAGTCCTTCGATGTCCATCGCCCGCCGCGAGGCGAAATGAATCAGCGCCTGCTTGCGCTGCGCGGCGCAATACAAGCCCGCACTGCAGCGCGCCACGGCCTCGTCGTCGCCGCGCACGACCGCCGACCCGCACACCGGACATGCGCCTGGCATGATGAATTCCGGCGTCATGATCGGCCGATGTTCGGGCAGCACGCGCACCACTTCGGGAATGACGTCGCCGGCGCGGCGAACGATGACGGTATCGCCAATGCGCACGTCCTTGCGGCGGATCTCGTCTTCGTTGTGCAGCGTCGCATTGGTCACCGTGACGCCGCCGACAAAGACCGGTTTGAGCCGAGCCACCGGCGTCAACGCACCGGTGCGGCCGACCTGGATGTCGATCCCAAGCACCTCGGTCGCCGCCTCTTCGGCCGGATACTTGTGCGCCACGGCCCAGCGCGGCTCGCGCGAGACGAAGCCCAACTCGGCCTGTAGCGCGAGCGAATTAACCTTATAGACGACGCCATCGATGTCGAACGGCAATTCAGCACGTTTCTCGCCGATGCGCCGATGGAAATCGGCGAGCGCCTCCGGGCCGCACAATATCGCCCGCTCGTCACAAACCGGCAGGCCGAAGGCAGCGAGTGCGTCGAGCATTTCCGCCTGCGTCGGCGGGCGCTCCCAGTCGCGCACCTCGCCAAGGCCGTACGCAAAAAACGACAGCGGCCGGCTGGCGGCGACCCGCGAATCGAGTTGCCGGATACTGCCGGCGGCGCCGTTGCGCGGGTTGACCAGCGTCTTCTCGCCGCGCTGCCTTGCCTGCGCGTTATAACGCTCGAAGTCGGCGCGCCGCATGTAAATTTCGCCGCGCACTTCAAGCACAGCCGGTGGCGATTCCGATCGCAAGCGCAACGGGATCCGGCCGACAGTCCGTACATTTTCGGTCACATCCTCGCCGGACTCGCCGTCGCCGCGCGTTGCCGCTTGGACAAGCACGCCTGCCTCGTAGCGCAGATTGATCGCCAGGCCGTCGAACTTCAGCTCGGCCACATATTCGATCGGCGGCGCCGACGCATCGAGACCCAGTTCGCGCCGCACGCGCGCATCGAAAGCAAAGGCGCCGCTGTCACCGTCG encodes:
- the rpsB gene encoding 30S ribosomal protein S2, which produces MSATMRQMLEAGVHFGHQTRFWNPKMAPYIFGARSKIHIVNLEKTLVKYNEAMSFVRKLASNKGTILFVGTKRQSREIIAEEALRAGSPFVDQRWLGGMLTNFKTIKQSIKRLKEMETTLEDGSLDKLGKKEALMLEREVSKLQKSIGGIKEMNTLPDALFVIDVGYHKIAITEANKLGIPVIAVVDTNHSPEGVDYVIPGNDDSSSAIRLYARGVADSILEGRSQFVEEIIAASSDDDFVEEAE
- the map gene encoding type I methionyl aminopeptidase; amino-acid sequence: MSIVLKTPEEIEKMRVAGRLAAEVLDYIAPFVKPGVTTGELDRLCHEYMVNVQDCIPAPLNYAPSGYKPYPKATCTSVNHQVCHGVPGDKQLKNGDIVNIDITTIKNGYHGDTSRMFIAGEASIQAKRLCEITFECLWLGICQVRPGARLGDIGHAVQQHAEKNGYSVVREFCGHGIGARFHEEPQVVHYGKPGTGVELKENMIFTIEPMINAGKAAIRELADGWTIVTKDHSLSAQWEHTILVTATGFEILTLSDGVRPKPDWIKCPA
- a CDS encoding [protein-PII] uridylyltransferase translates to MSAPQAARNALIARYKPRIQSEQASICLRFLEDRDPPGMLHARCQLIDDVLREIWQELCPHPSLALVAVGGYGRGLLWPYSDIDLLFLVPKRPEPKLAETLEQFIGLLWDIGLEIGHSVRTPEECLAEAAGDLTIETALVEARLLAGNEALFAELSTAFRKQLDPQTFFHSKRTEQTERYLRYQESPYSLEPNCKESPGGLRDLQSILWIAQAAGFGNTWKDLQLHGFITLQEAHGLQRRELFLQRLRIQLHIHVRRREDRLLFDHQRAIAEKMGFSDTTSLLASEQLMQEYYRTAKAITQLNTILLQNIGTAIFPMRPHPPVPISKRFQAVNQLLDVVNEDVFNQKPGAIFEAFLIMQQHSELRGMTARTIRALWRARTLVDHAFRDSPENKACFISLFQQERGVLHELRRMNQFEILGRYLPNFGDIVGRMQHDLFHAYTVDQHTMQVLRNLRRFLETEFAHEYPFCSQLISNFDRPWVLYIAAIFHDIAKGRGGNHSELGAEDARVFCESHGLEPEDRELIVWLVRQHLEMSSVAQKKDLSDPDVIAAFAALVDDERHLIALYLLTVADIRGTSPKVWNTWKGQLLEDLFRQTRRVLNSGGAIPQKQGLIQEKQHEAERLMRFLAMPDGAHEILWRQLDTVYFQRHSAEEIAWHARMLHYRVASEEPVVKARICRHGAGIEVLAYTRDIKDLFVRMVGFFSRAGFNIMDAKIHTTRHGYALDSFIVLDVSGRDDDRDLIQYIEHELRERLNRETAPETPANVRLSRQVKHFPIQPTVSIYPDDKGTNFVMSVSAADRPGLLFTVATTLTEHGANLQTAKIATLGERVEDTFLISGGDLTDSANRIRLEGKLLERLKG
- a CDS encoding DUF6701 domain-containing protein, which encodes MPLTAIDSLSLSGFRKLGILFVWLLSFFPGLVLATNYDFLSPSGRPACSNGGWTNSGSTWTCEGAFSLASGDSIQTSTAISVVANAGISLPGSNSVGSATASVSLSSTYGNISVSGTSTIHGNLASLSGDVVVSNSVVYGNITTTSGDVVLSNVTQNGSISTSSGGDISIIATTVNGSITGGGTLTTSGGAVTGNVSSKNGITASNGTVFGGNISASNGSISLSGGSVAGGLSSSCCTITATNVAIGGGISTTVISSTNNTITLIGCTVAGAISSSGGNGVVITNSTMTSGSITTTNVPISISGSTIGSSSSLVPVTSNNNVTLSNTTVYGSVTAGSWNTALVADTSTTVYGVCSSDSNSKTQPSQYPRCTTAAGTAVARFNACHNYSSSGGCSTATGRLYTQRTGTAFATDIVALKADGTLDTTFNGKTVVSIIAKTAVGATLDAQNCFTADATQVIDNVTTSFVSGRLTLSATMATAYPDARIRISCDSTNCASSPSGVVACSADNFVVRPGSFSSVAASANADANGTLTTATPVVGSGTGFSLTATAGAGYNGTPKVNAGLVSAHASAIATGSLLATFSSAVASTGVATAAGVSYSEVGYFRLGVNGVYDDSFAFVDIAKGDCTADYSNVAVNGKIGCYFGNLAQTGYFGRFVPDHFAVSAASPTAACTSGVSPFTYFGQDGFATPFVLTAQNAGNGTTQNYTGGFARLDLTSWSSFGFSTSAALPSGAALSAGGTNPSGTWNAGSASVLAKHQISRPTAAVGETAVIVTARPVDKDGVTTASALAVQSSATPLRFGRLRLISGQGSELAPYVVRSEAQYWTGSYWQTNIADSCTSYAKANVALSGTTGTTVSAVGPLANGFGSITLARPSAAGTATVCLDMASSSDGCSAGTPAAIDYLRGNWTGAAYTADPGATVLFGGAALNTRGNWGYLYRRENF
- the def gene encoding peptide deformylase, producing MGDSRLLRRAREVTEFNTPELRALIEDMMETMREYDGVGLAAPQIGVDLRVVIFGFEQNPRYPDAESVPFTVLVNPILTPLSDETEDDWEGCLSVPGLRGKVPRWKHLRYTGFDPHGTPLERTVEGFHARVVQHECDHLDGMLYPMRIRDFRQFGFADILFPDAQP
- a CDS encoding S-methyl-5'-thioinosine phosphorylase; translated protein: MLAVIGGSGLSQLANLDISHREVVRTPYGDPSGPVTLGRICGEPVAFLARHGYGHTIPPHEVNYRANLWALQKLGAQRIVSVASVGSIRADLKPGDVVVPHQIIDYTWGRKSTYHEGPDGKVIHIDFTEPYDADLRRQLMDAAASAGVPVSDSSVYAATQGPRLETAAEINRYERDGADVVGMTGMPEASLARELGLPYAAINLVVNYAAGRADSRHGIKFEAIESVLQESMSHVRSIIAELVMRSGCGCA
- a CDS encoding hypoxanthine-guanine phosphoribosyltransferase, encoding MTEIENAKAILAEADLIHSAETVNAAVSRIAREITQQLADTNPLVLCVMSGGVPFAGHLMTQLDFPLEFDYLHVTRYGQETSGGALSWRAAPRTPVEGRTVIVLDDILDEGLTLAAIVDRLTELGARKCYTAVATEKLNGKNKPIQADFVALTVPDRFVFGFGMDVSGHFRNLPAIYAMKGA
- the galU gene encoding UTP--glucose-1-phosphate uridylyltransferase GalU, with protein sequence MKKVTKAVFPVAGLGTRFLPATKASPKEMMPIVDKPLIQYAVEEAVAAGITDMIFVTGRTKRAIEDHFDKAYELETELAAKNKTDMLEFVRNMLPKNINCIYLRQPEALGLGHAVLCAKPVVGDEPFAVLLADDLLDHEVPVMKQMTDKFDYYRCSILGALDVPPADTASYGIVKSSPVGDRLERIEAIVEKPKPEVAPSTLAVVGRYILTPRIFHHLETVKPGSGGEIQLTDGIASLMAEEQVLAYRYLGKRFDCGSKLGYLEATVDFGRRHPEVGAAFSQYLNTLENA